The DNA window TAGCCTTTACTccagattttccttttatttagtGATCTAATCCATAGCTGTGTTATACTGAGCTCTGGAGGGAGactctcctcctgccttctgTCAGAGTTCATCTGTGGATGTGCAGAAGGAATTGCTGTGTGGAAACTGGAAAGACCAAGACAGGACAGATGCATGACATTTTTCTGTCAAGCAGATACAGCCTGCCGTATAAAATCCTGACTTTGCAGGGTTCTCTCCGAGTATTTGCTGGTACCAAGTGGTGTTAGGGGTGCTGAATAAGCCAGGCGTAACCACATTTTAgtggtggtgggttttcttcctttttagatGATGCCTTCGCTGTAAGACCTGACTGGAGCCGAGGTCATGGGTTTTCaatcaggcagctgctgctcaccAGGACTCGTTTGGAATAACCAGCCGTGAGGTGAAAAAATGTGCATCCTAGTTCATCCCTGGGGCCACGCAGATCCCTGCAGCTACCTCTTCCTGCAGGACTGTGGGTTGAAGATTAGCAAATAATATAGCAAGAGTTTGGGAAGAAGCAGGGGAAGCAAATAAAAGGAGGGGGGTATAATCCCAGCAAGCTGTACTGGGGCGTTGACTGCTGTGCTTCCGAGCCCCAGCCTTCCAAAGCCCCGTACGAGCGAGTTGTCAGTGTAGGGCGCTAGGATCTCCTCCAGTCTCCTGCAGCTTCCCTTCTAGTTCCTGGGGATAGGTTCTTCCCTGGGGTCCTGCAAAGGGAATTGAATTATTTGGGGggacttcccccccccccttctttgtTTCTCCCCACTTCAGTGTCTTGCTAACCTCAGAGCAGGTATAGTTTGGCAGATTATTaaacagctgctttattttcccctctaGCTCTTGTGATGTGCCGTGTTTGTGCGAAGCTGATGTCGCAGGAATGATGCCATAGTACCGTGGAGCGGGTGTGGTGGTGGAGAGTCAGTTGTTTCATCTTTCAGAATTTGCTTTctcaaactttttttctttggaacaTGGAAGCATCTATTTTTTATTAAGTCTGTCCCTTTTGATGAGCTCTCTTCAGCTAAAGCACTTATCCCTGGGAGGGTAGAGTTTGAATGTTACAGCTATGAATTTTTTATAGATATGTACAAATGCTTCAATTCAGATTCTCCACCTAGTTTTCAGAAAGGCTGATAGCACTTGAATTTGCAAAGGCTACAGTGAGTTCGGTTTTTAattgatctttttttaattcacacaGGTTTTAGTCCTGTTTAAGTTATTGCAGCTGGTAAGATTTTAGCCTCGCTGATTATTTTTGAAGCTGGAGGGGGCAACTATGTTAATACCAGTATCTTTAAGGCCGATGTGTAATATATGTATCCACCTGTAGATGGTGATATGCTCTACTCCACGCCTtggctgtgctgggtcctgctccCCATCCACCTGAACGAGTGAATTGCCCGGCTGGATGAATTGCATTTAGTGtccttcttatttttatttttctgagcatGTGGGATAACCTTGACATCCTTTCCATGTCCACATCATCTTGGCCTTGTCTCGGTTAGGGTAAGTTGTGGGAGGACTTGTCCTGATGCTCAGTAACTTGTAGAGGTGTTAGTGTCTTAGAGTAAGCCAGCAGTGGGTACAGCTTAAGGTGAAATGCAAGTTATATGGGGCTTGTTcacttttcttctcccaggcGCAGCTGAGTGTGTACTTAGGGCAGCAGCACTTACCAGTTGTGCTTTGGAGGGTCGACGTGTACCTGTTTCCAAAAATCAAAGCCAGGCTTTGCGTGGGGTCCTAGAATCTCCAGCGAAAGCAGGGGCAGCCAGCCCCGATGGCTGTGCTTGGTGCTCCCCCGTACAGGAGGGGTTTTACAGCTTGTTGGAGAAAACCGCTTGGTGGTGGTGAGCTTAGTGGTGGTCACGAGTTGTACCTCAGTTCTCGTATGTGATTTCATGGTAGTTCTGCGCTGGtcttaatcttttttcctgGCTGCTTGAGTGGAGCCCACCCTACCCACGTTACCGTTTGGATGTACCAAGATGTATGAAGATGCCCAGATGTCAAAGTAGGCAGCAACGCTTCTTGGGGCAGATGAGGAATGACACACATCTGGTGTCACACAGCAAGCCAGTCCCAGAGCTAGCAACAAAACCATTTCTCCTGCAGCTTTGATCTACTTACTACATTTAACTCGTagcacagcaggcagcaagTACACCTCTGACAGCTCCCTGTGCTGCCGGTCTGACTCACCACCTCCTGCTCCCTTGTTCATGCCTGTTATTTTTGCGTCTCCTGGAAAATGACCCTGATGAACAACAACCGCCAACGTGTCTTGCATTTGTGGCGGCAAAACTGCAGCCGGGCCACTGGGCTGCCTAAAGACCAGATTATTTATTTGCCTTGCCCGGGCATTtgttgctggtgctgcagcaTGGAAGCCAGGGGGAGGGCCGCGGCGGCGCAGGTCTgtgggagcaggctgggggcggtgccggggagCTGCCTTGGGCACCTCTGCAGCCCGGCTGGAGGGGGAGCCGCTCGCCGCCCCTCCCCGTGAGGGTCGGCAGGACCTGGGGGGAGGACGGGGTCCAGGTTTTGCGCAGAACAAAGGCTGGGCGGGTGCCCGGTGCCTCTTTTCGGGAACGGGGTGGGGCTTTGCAGCGCGGCGCTGGCCGGAGCCGTGTCAAGGCCAGCTCTGGGGCGCAGGGGAGGCCGGCAGCGCCCCAGCGCGTGGGACGGGGGGCAGGCGGGCGCGCGGCCGTGCCCGGCGTGGGGCGGCTCCCATTGCAGGCGGCCGGGAAGTGAGGTCACAGCTCGGGCGGTTTAAGGGAGGCCGGGAGCCCGCGGGCGCGCGGCAGGGcgcgctcccgccccgccggggaTACCCAGCCCGCCGCCATGGGCCAGGGCAGGCTCCCGGCCCGCCTGGGGCTggcctgctgcctcctgctgctgctgctgctggggggctcggggggccaAGGGGTGCCACGGAGGCCCTGGGAAGAGGAGCAGGGCTCTGCGGCAGAGCGGGGACCGTGGGGCAGGGCGAGGTATGAAGCTGTGAAGAAGCACTTGGGAGCTGTGGGTGCTCTCTCCAAGCAGTGTTGGCAGTACCTGGCGTGCAAGGTGTGGCAAGAGGGCTGcgaaggggagaaggaggaggaagagtccAGCCCCGGCCCAGGTAAGCACCTcactcctttccctccctctcccgtATCCCAGGAACAGCAGCGGGTCCGAACACCCCGCGTCCCCCGGCACAGGGTCTGTGCCCCCGGCCCCTGTGGATGCCCTTCCTGAGGGCCGCTGCCCTGGGCGCCTCCCGGCTCACCCAGCGTCCCCCGGGTTGCTACAGGCGCGGGTCTCTGTGCCTGCGTGAGGCGGGTgctgcctcccccccccgcgCCTGGCAGGGGGCTGCCCTTAACTGCGCCCAGCCGAGTGGCCGTACAAACCGCAAAAAAGACATTTGCTGGCAAGTCTCTGATCAGACTGCTGCCTTTTCTAGGCTGGAGCTTGCCCCTGGTGGGCCAGGATTACCTGGAGATCCTCTCTGCCTGGTACTGCAGCTTCGGCAAGTGCTGCAAGACAGGAGACTGCAGGATAGTCAACAATATCACGGGTAGGTGCTGTTCTGTACTTGGGAGACCCCGAGCAGTGCTtgcttctgctgcctctccctcttgtctcttttgttgtttgtttgttgttggttttttttcttttttaaaaagtgttttttagCAAATTATGTAAGTTAAGGGCGTttctgggcagggtgctgagcTAAGTCCTGTTTCCCGTTATTCATTTGTAGCTCTGAGACCACAAAAGAGTTTGCTCCTTACCGTACAGTGTATCTGCTCTGGTTTGCCACAAGCCCTGCCTTCATCCCGTAACTCTCAGCCGTATGCGGTGTGATCCAAACTGGCCCAGTATCCAGCCCCAGGTTGGGAGGGTGCACCAAGAGCATGTAAGCCCCGTGCAGGTGCCATTGTGCTTTGCTGGCCCTGAGGCTTCTGGTATCCATACTCGCTGCTGGGAACTTGTGAGGGCCTGTGGGCTTCAGCGTCCTCCACAGTCGTCGAGTATTCCCTCCGCTTCCCCAAGGGAAAAAGGAGTCAGTGGAAGATCTGTGACTTTTTGCAGTCAGTGGCTGATGCAGGCAGGGTCCTGGTAGCCTGCCTCGTTAACCCTGTGCCTTTAATGCCACTTCAGACTCCTCGCAGACAGGCAGCCCCACCAGCGGGGCTGAGTGGGCTTCGTGCCCTGCCACGTCGTCCCCTCTTATTCccacctgcagcaggagcagcagctgggcttgCAAGTTAAAGCTGAGCTCTTGCTCTCTGTTTCCTGCAGGGCTAGAAGCGGACCTCAACAAGCAGCTCCATGGGCAGCACTTGGCCAAAGAAATTGTCGTCCAGGCGGTGCAAGGGTTTCTGCAGAGCCCGCAGCCACAGAAGGCTCTGGTCCTCTCCTTCCATGGCTGGTCCGGCACAGGCAAGAACTTTGTGGCCCGGATGCTGGCCAGTCACCTGTACCGGGATGGGCTGAAGAGCAAGTGTGTCAGGGTGTTCATCTCGCTCTTCCACTTCCCCCATCACAAGTACATGGACTCGTACAAGGTGAGACCCAACAACACGGTTTTGCTGCAGGGGTGGTTGGGCGTGCTGGGTGTGACTGGGATAGagtctgttttcttcacagcagccgGTAGggtactgtgttttggatttgtgagtagaacagtgttgataaaacaccagtgttttggctagTGCTGAGCAGCGCTTGCACAGCCtcaaagctttctctttttcctgctctgcccctgcagTCAGTAGGCTGGGTGTGCTCAagaagctgggggaggaggggggacaccaggcagctgaccccaactgaccaaagggatattccatgccatttAATGtcgtgctcagcaataaaaactgaGGGGAGGGGATTTTGGGGTAGGAATCCATTACTcagagactggctgggcatcagtggTAGGTGTGAGTGATTGCCTTTGCACGACttgcttggttttctttctttcttcttctttccttcgCTTATTAAACTATATATGTCTTGACCCACACGTTtacttgcttttgctcttcctgttCTCTGCCCTGTCCCGCTGGGTGGGAGGGaatgagcaagtggctgtgcaGTGCTTAGCTGCCAGCTAGGGTTAACCCACCGCATCCAGGCTCAGCCCCTGCACGATCTCCTGGCGGCAGTGACTGCTGCTGGGCTTCTCACACTCCTCCCTGCCGCTCTGCAGGCTCAGCTGAAGAAGCAGATAAGCGAGACTGTGCAGCTCTGCAAGCAGTCCCTGTTCATCTTTGATGAGGCAGAGAAACTTCATTTCAGCCTCCTGGATGCCATCAAGCCTTTCATGGCTCGCTATGACAATAAGGGCCAGGCGGATTATCGAAGAtccatcttcctcttcctcaggtGATTTCTGGGCCCCCAAAGGGATGGGGAGGAACAGAGCAATAGAATTTATCCCCTGAGGTGTGTGATACGAGGGGctcaggctgcagaggaggggaaagagatATCTAGGTGGCAGTTGCCTCCATGCTTAGTTTTGCTTATTGATGCTGGGCATCCTCCCTGGGCACttgcaggaggagctgaggtCCAGCTTAGCTGGGACACCTGAGCCAGTGTCTAGACTTTGAAACGAGGAACAAGCGAGAGTCAGAGCTAGCGTGGTGTCACCCTGCACCCTGGATGGCTGAGCAGGGAGATCCCGTACTCCAGGGAACAAAGCTGGGGCTGCAGGTCTTGGTGGGGACCCCTTGTAATGAAGTGGCACTGCTAGTTGGGAGCGGGAGTGGAGAGTTCTCGCTGCTTCACGTGGCTGCAGGCTGAGGTGCCATCCATCTGCTGTGCTGTGAGGGCTGATCCTGGCATCAGCTCGCCCTGTGGCTTAGTCATTGGAGGTTAGTTCCTTTCCAATCTGCAGGGAGAAAGGTGTTTGGCTTGTGTGCACCCCAGTGCTGTCCCTGACCCAGGCCTGGGTGGGACACACCCTGGGGGACAAGTAGGACATCTCAAAACCAAGGTGTGACGTAGGCATGTGCCTGAAGTAGCCAGTGAGAAATGCCAAGGAGAGACAAGCATCTTGGGCCCCCTTCAATTTTGCATTTACAGCCTTCTGCTTGGCTCTGGCAGGAGGTGTTCCCACAGGCTGGAGGTGGGCAGAGCATTTGTTCTCCATCTCCCACCATCCAGGCGATTGTTGTTCATCCAAGCTTGGTAGTTCACCAGGAAAGTTCCTCTGCCAGTGGAAGACCTGTATCTCTGCTGGGTGCTTGTGGCATTTCAGTCCTACCTGTCTGGTCCTCTGGCAGGAGCCATGGTGGAGGGGGCATATTCTCCCTCGTTGCTCGGGGCAGGGTGGACGTGCTGCCAGCTGCGCTGAGCTGACCTCGTGTCCTACCTGGCAAGCTGTGCAGGTGTTGGGAGGGCGACGTCAGCCCCTTCGTGTCCAAGCACAGGGGAGCAGGGTGCCCTGAACAGCAGCAGTGTGTAATCCTGGGGGTTTCATCATACCCCATGGCAGTGTGACACAGACCTGTGGCAGGAGGGctggctctgccccagggctccttTGGACACTggcctgagctggaaggcacccacaaggatcatcatgtccaactcctgtccctgcacaggacagccccaaattcacaccatgtatctgagggtgttgtccaagtgcttcttgaatactgtcaggcttggtgccgtgactgcctccctggggagcctgttccagtgctccaccaccctctgagtgaagaaccttttcctaatatgcagcctaaacctcccctgaaaCTAAACTATATAGTTGAAactatccaacctaaacctcccctggtcCTGCAGCTTCAGCCAGGTTTGTgtgatggggatggggtgggactGGCTGGCTGTCCTCAGTCAGAAGGGGCTGTTTCTCCCGTGGTCTGGGTGGGAGCAGGATCAGTACAAGCTGTTTCCCCCCGCAAGGGAGTAGAGGGGAAATAGTGgtggctttttaattttgcctCCCCTCCATTTGGGGAATGGGTCCAGAGCCTCTGACATGGGAGGAAAGACAGGTGCAAGATCTGTGTCTCACAGTGCCTCTCTGTCTCCCCCCTACAGaagccctgcagccagctggtTCCCAGTATCACCATGGCacttggggatgggggggggtcTTGTCTCAGGCTGTTGCAAACCCCTCACCAGCATGCGGGGGCTGCCTGGCCTTGAACTGCCTTTCCAGGTGAGGGCTGCCCTGGGAGCCTCGATGGCTGTCAGGACCTCACGTCCCCCACCATGGAGCTGCCCCCACAGTGGGTGTCCAGAGGAGTACTTGCACAGGAACTGCGCTGCCTCGTCCCTCGGGCAGAGGATGCTTTGCCAAGCCCTGGGCTGCCACTTGAATCCCTGCCCTGGACCTTTACTTCTAGTGTGACCCCTGCCATATGCTCTGCCCTCCAACTTGGATTTTCAGGGATGGCTTGTTAAGAGTCTGGTGTGGGGCCAAGGGATACCTGCGAGGTCAATGGGCATCCAAGCCAGGATGGGACTGATGGACATGGGAGGATTCTGCTGGCTCCCGGTCCTGCCCTGGGAGAGAAAGCAGCTGCCTCAGGGTCTGGGCTGGCAAGATGGAAGATAGCTGCATAGATGCCTATAGAAAGGGGCTCTCTGGGAGGAAAGCTGGTTCCTCTGCCCATGTTTCAGGTGATGATCCTACACCATAAATCCTTCGTTGCTAATAATTGCTGCGGCCTGTCTGTAGgggaggctgctggcagctgtcagCAGTTCATCTCTGGGGGCACGGCTGAGTGACTTCCCTTCTATCTGCAGCAATCTCGGTGGCAACGCCATCAATGAGGTAGCCCTGGACTTCTGGCGAGCCGGCCGGGCACGGGAGGAGATCTCCATGGAGTTCCTGGAGCAGcggctgcagctggagctgcaggagcctgcAGGTAAGGGCTGGGCTTGCTCCCAGGATGCTGCGGGCAGGGGGCCCGCAAGcctgcccctctgccagctcaggGCCCCACTTACCCAGCACCATGCACCTTCTGCGGCACAAGTGTATGCGCCGCAGGACAAGCCTTTATTCCAAGACCCACCCTGGGGTTATTTGAAACGTGAGCCCCTTCCTTCATCTACTTAAGCTCTGACTCTGCCTTGCCCCTTTGGCCCTGAAAACGGCCAGGTTGCAAGAGGCAGCCTAACACTCTGCGGGGATGTCAAGGCTTCTCTGGGGATTCAGGCTCCCCTTGGCCTGAGGTGGGCAAGCTGTGGTGACGTGTTCAGACTGAGTGCTGGCCAGCTCTTTACCAGTGGGAGGGTGCGCGTCCCACCGCATCCGGATGGATGAGCCAAGACAGCCCCCTCAGAAAGACAAGCcttgccttgcagagggatGCCTGCGCTCAGATGAAGCTTCTGAAGTTTGTTTTATCTTGCTTTTTGGTGCAGAGAATTATGCCCGCAGCCACCTCCTCGAAGAGAACCTCATTGATTTCTTTGTGCCATTCCTGCCCCTGGAGTACCCACACGTGAAGCTCTGTGCGCGGGATGCTTTCCTGGCCCGTGGACTTCCGTACACTGAGGCAGCCCTCGATGAGGTGGCCAGGATGATGGTGTTTGTCCCCAAAGAGGAGAAGCTTTTCTCTGCACAGGGCTGTAAATCTGTATCCCAGCGCATCAATTACTTCCTTCCCTGAACACCAGGTGGGACTACACCAGTGGTGAAGGTGGTTCTGCACACTAGGAGCTGCTCCTTGCACAAGCTCAGGCAAGCAGGTTGCCCAGCCGTGCACTTGCACAGGGACAGAGACAACGCTTTGTTACTCCAAGGGCTGTTTGCAGGGAAGGAGGCGCACCCTGCCCAGCCGTACGCCTGGGACACGAGGACAGCCTGCGCTTGGCTGCGTTTTAACTCTGTCTGGTGTTTAAGTCCCTTCCTCTAGCAGGTTGTAGCAATTAGGTTGTGCTGACAGGTGCTTTGTTTGACGTGAGCAGGGATGTTGAGTCCTTGGTTTGTTAGCATGCAAGGAGGGCCTTGGACACACTGGCCCTGGTGAGACAGTCCAGCAGAAGCCACGTCCTCATCCCCGTCCCCAGTTTTCGCTGTCACTTTACAAGCTTTCAAACTGCACAGACCTGTTTAGCTGGAGTTGttggtgtcccccccccgccccccgctgcTGTCCTGCACTCTCAAGGCCTCTGCTGCGCAGGGCCACACGTGCCAGGATCGCAGTTTGTGCAGGGAGGCCCTTGCATAGGAAAATGGCTGAATCCTCGCCTCTGGCGATGTCGAAGCCATAGCCTCTCGCTTTGGCGTGCCCCTCTCTTGTTAGAGCCTTTCGTTGTATGgaagcagctgcagggatgAGGCAAGCTTGTGCTGAAATTCTTTTTCTAACCAGTTTGGTGAAAAGCTTGTTTGCTTCAttgcaaaatgaagaaaaaggggaGACTAATTCCCCTTTCAAGGGCAAAGGGCAGTTGAGCAGGATGGTGGCTGAAGGAACCGACTGCAGTTGAATTCAGGTTTTCACGGACCCAGTGAGCTTtgggtacttttttttttcctggcagctcccccctgcccccccaccgGCTGTTGAATGCtgtgggttgttgttttttttttgctggtatCAGCATTACTATGCTAC is part of the Phalacrocorax carbo chromosome 6, bPhaCar2.1, whole genome shotgun sequence genome and encodes:
- the TOR3A gene encoding torsin-3A encodes the protein MGQGRLPARLGLACCLLLLLLLGGSGGQGVPRRPWEEEQGSAAERGPWGRARYEAVKKHLGAVGALSKQCWQYLACKVWQEGCEGEKEEEESSPGPGWSLPLVGQDYLEILSAWYCSFGKCCKTGDCRIVNNITGLEADLNKQLHGQHLAKEIVVQAVQGFLQSPQPQKALVLSFHGWSGTGKNFVARMLASHLYRDGLKSKCVRVFISLFHFPHHKYMDSYKAQLKKQISETVQLCKQSLFIFDEAEKLHFSLLDAIKPFMARYDNKGQADYRRSIFLFLSNLGGNAINEVALDFWRAGRAREEISMEFLEQRLQLELQEPAENYARSHLLEENLIDFFVPFLPLEYPHVKLCARDAFLARGLPYTEAALDEVARMMVFVPKEEKLFSAQGCKSVSQRINYFLP